From a region of the Malania oleifera isolate guangnan ecotype guangnan chromosome 12, ASM2987363v1, whole genome shotgun sequence genome:
- the LOC131144632 gene encoding zinc-finger homeodomain protein 11-like: MDITSSAAPTTRASPDTDTDTPPPPSQQPFKPTFTNGATLKPHHHHHHHHQLPLATLVSYKECLKNHAASLGGHALDGCGEFMPSPTATSSDPTSLKCAACGCHRNFHRREPEDPTDHPLLDFPHPHPHPYHHRHHHHHRPSPPPRQGSASPSPPPPQASPPPPSTYYSSAPHMLLALSTGHSGPSSDDGAAGNPAAKMAEQPTGRKRFRTKFSPEQKEKMFSFSEKLGWKLQRSDEGLVQEFCNEVGVSRGVLKVWMHNNKHTFGKRSELNNGVDGGQNNINNTSNSRMSFDSTNGHAHNEANSTLHLRVSTNGSSSSS, encoded by the coding sequence ATGGACATAACCTCCAGCGCAGCTCCCACCACCAGAGCCTCCCCTGATACTGACACTGACACCCCACCTCCACCTTCACAACAACCCTTCAAACCCACCTTCACCAACGGCGCAACCCTCAAgccccaccaccaccaccaccaccaccaccaactGCCGCTCGCCACTCTGGTTTCCTACAAGGAATGTCTCAAGAACCATGCCGCCAGCCTCGGCGGTCACGCCCTCGACGGGTGCGGCGAGTTCATGCCTTCCCCCACCGCCACCTCCTCCGACCCTACCTCCCTCAAATGCGCCGCTTGCGGCTGCCACCGCAACTTCCACCGCCGCGAGCCCGAAGACCCCACCGACCACCCTTTGCTCGACTTCCCCCACCCGCACCCCCACCCCTACCACCaccgccaccaccaccaccaccgtCCCTCGCCACCGCCACGCCAAGGCTCGGCTTCGCCGTCTCCGCCCCCTCCTCAGGCGTCGCCGCCGCCGCCCTCCACCTATTACTCTTCCGCTCCCCACATGCTGCTCGCGCTGAGCACGGGCCACTCGGGCCCGTCGTCCGACGACGGGGCGGCAGGTAATCCCGCGGCGAAGATGGCGGAGCAGCCGACTGGGCGGAAGAGGTTTCGGACCAAGTTCAGTCCAGAACAGAAAGAGAAAATGTTCAGTTTCTCTGAGAAATTGGGGTGGAAATTGCAGAGGAGCGACGAGGGTTTGGTGCAGGAATTCTGCAACGAGGTCGGTGTTAGCAGAGGCGTTCTCAAGGTGTGGATGCACAACAACAAGCACACCTTCGGGAAGAGATCAGAGCTCAATAATGGCGTCGACGGCGGCCAAAATAACATTAATAATACGAGCAATAGTAGAATGAGCTTCGACAGTACCAACGGGCACGCCCACAATGAGGCTAATAGCACTCTCCATCTCCGCGTTTCAACTAATGGGTCGTCTTCTTCCTCCTGA